Below is a window of Halarcobacter anaerophilus DNA.
TACATTAGTAGGTTTTTTAGTAATTATAGGATTTATATTGATCTTTATATTTTCTTACTGGTTATTAAAACCAAAACAAGAAAATGAAACAAAAAAATATCTTATTCGTTTTGATGAATCAGTTTTAGGATTAAATATCGATTCAGCTGTAAAATATAGAGGTATTGATGTAGGAAAAGTTTCTAATATTAGAATTAATCCAAAAAATACTGAACAAGTAGAAGTATTAATAACTATTTTAAAAACTACCCCTATAAAAGAAAAAACTGTTGCCAAACTGACTTCACAAGGTATTACCGGACTAAGCTACATCAACCTTAATTTGGGGGATAACAATGCACCTTTTTTAAAAACTAAAAAAGGGGAAGAATATCCAATTATAAAAACTGTACCTTCTTTATTTGAAAATATTGAAAAATCTATGAGTACTATTTCTGATAAAGTTTCAAAGGTTTTATCAAAAACAGAACACCTGCTTGATGATAAAAATCAAAAACAAATTTCACTTATCTTAAAAGAAACAACAATCTTTATGACAAGAATGGGCAAACTACTTGATGACAAAAGCATAAAGCATTTTCATCATATTTTAGAAAATCTAGACAATATAACAAAAAAAACAGATAAGTTAATACCAAAAATTGATAATCTAATGACAAACACTACAAATTTTGAAAAAAGTTTGATAAAAGATGCAGATTCTATTGCAAAAAGTTTTATAGCTTTAAGAGCCGCTATGAATGAACTTCAAAAGGCTATCGCAAACGGAGATTTTAATTTTAAAGAGATGACAAAAGATACAATACCAACTCTAAACAGTACTTTAATACAAATGGAAAATCTTATGATAAAAATGGAAGAATCGCTTAAAGATTACAATAGAAGCCCAGCTGATATTATTTTTAAAACAGAAGAGATTAAAAAAGGTCCAGGAGAATAAACAATGATAAAAAATATAAATCTGCTTTTCTTAATGGTATTATTGACAGGATGCAGTATAAAACAACCTTATATTACAGAATATAATATGGAAATAAAAAAATTTCAAAAAATTCAAAGTTCTCAAATATGCAAAGAAAAAACTTTAAAAATAAATCAAGCTTTTAGCGACAATACTCTTATGAGTACAAAAATGAATTATATTGTTGGAAAACATAAACAATACTCTTTTTCAAA
It encodes the following:
- a CDS encoding MlaD family protein, giving the protein MNNKVNYTLVGFLVIIGFILIFIFSYWLLKPKQENETKKYLIRFDESVLGLNIDSAVKYRGIDVGKVSNIRINPKNTEQVEVLITILKTTPIKEKTVAKLTSQGITGLSYINLNLGDNNAPFLKTKKGEEYPIIKTVPSLFENIEKSMSTISDKVSKVLSKTEHLLDDKNQKQISLILKETTIFMTRMGKLLDDKSIKHFHHILENLDNITKKTDKLIPKIDNLMTNTTNFEKSLIKDADSIAKSFIALRAAMNELQKAIANGDFNFKEMTKDTIPTLNSTLIQMENLMIKMEESLKDYNRSPADIIFKTEEIKKGPGE